A single window of Gehongia tenuis DNA harbors:
- a CDS encoding TetR/AcrR family transcriptional regulator, giving the protein MTHTPECESHLREQLIQAGIEMLRLEGAQNLSFRKVAALCGVAPSAPYRHFKTKQDFLYTLDIRLYQFFLTNLKNIYAAFEDLDAKLINVALSCIKFLKDFPRYYGLLTNPEDAESALFFDQRNRIIDFLADVTYACLQHHKISKSRWELEGYRLWSTILGLSQLVNAKGLPLDETVLSAILSRQLETLA; this is encoded by the coding sequence TTGACCCATACTCCAGAATGCGAGAGTCATTTGCGGGAGCAGCTCATCCAGGCTGGTATCGAGATGCTTCGTTTGGAAGGTGCTCAAAATTTATCATTTCGCAAGGTGGCCGCCCTTTGCGGCGTCGCGCCCAGCGCTCCCTACCGGCACTTTAAAACCAAACAGGATTTTCTCTATACACTGGATATCCGCCTCTATCAATTTTTCCTTACCAATTTAAAAAACATTTATGCAGCTTTCGAGGACCTTGACGCAAAGTTAATCAATGTTGCCCTGTCCTGCATCAAATTCTTAAAGGATTTCCCCCGGTATTATGGCCTTTTGACGAATCCTGAGGACGCAGAATCCGCTTTGTTTTTCGATCAGCGGAATAGAATCATCGATTTTCTTGCCGATGTGACCTATGCCTGTTTGCAGCATCACAAAATTTCGAAGAGCCGCTGGGAACTGGAGGGCTACCGACTGTGGTCCACCATTCTGGGATTGTCCCAGTTGGTCAACGCCAAGGGCCTGCCCCTTGATGAGACAGTATTGAGCGCTATCCTAAGCCGGCAGTTGGAAACTCTCGCTTAA
- a CDS encoding aminopeptidase translates to MKDERVRTLARNLVNYSCELKPGEKILIECIGPEVEMVTALVEEAYKAGGQPYVNLQIPAVTRSILMNASETVLTNMARYDGMRMEEMDAYIGVRSGDNATELADVPAEKMELYGTLYQKPVHSETRVNNTKWVILRYPTPSMAQMAGTSTEAFEDFYFNVCNLDYGKMSKAMDALVARMNRTDRVHIKGEGTDLRFSIRGFAGIKCAGDRNIPDGEVFTAPVKDSVEGVISYNTPSVHEGFTYENIRFVFEKGKIVEATANDTARINKALDVDSGARYIGEFAIGVNPYVLSPMKDTLFDEKIMGSIHFTPGQAYHDEGAYNGNDSAVHWDLVYIQRPEYGGGEIWFDDELIRRDGRFVTEDLLCLNPENLK, encoded by the coding sequence ATGAAGGATGAAAGAGTACGGACATTGGCCAGAAACCTGGTCAATTATTCCTGTGAGCTGAAGCCGGGCGAGAAGATACTGATCGAGTGTATCGGACCGGAAGTGGAGATGGTCACGGCGCTGGTGGAGGAGGCCTACAAGGCTGGGGGACAACCTTATGTAAATCTTCAGATCCCGGCGGTGACCCGGAGCATTCTAATGAATGCGAGCGAGACGGTTCTCACCAACATGGCCCGCTACGATGGTATGCGTATGGAGGAGATGGACGCCTACATCGGCGTGCGTTCCGGGGACAATGCTACCGAGCTTGCCGATGTTCCGGCGGAGAAGATGGAGCTTTATGGCACCCTTTATCAAAAGCCCGTGCATTCGGAGACCCGGGTCAACAACACGAAATGGGTGATCCTGCGTTATCCCACCCCCTCCATGGCACAGATGGCGGGAACCAGCACCGAAGCCTTTGAGGATTTCTACTTCAATGTGTGCAATCTGGACTACGGCAAGATGTCCAAGGCCATGGACGCGCTGGTGGCCCGTATGAACCGCACGGACCGCGTGCACATCAAGGGGGAGGGCACGGACCTTCGTTTTTCCATCAGGGGATTTGCCGGCATCAAGTGCGCCGGTGACCGCAACATTCCCGACGGCGAGGTGTTTACCGCGCCGGTGAAGGATTCGGTGGAGGGCGTGATCTCCTACAATACCCCGTCGGTCCACGAGGGTTTCACCTATGAGAATATCCGCTTTGTTTTTGAGAAGGGTAAAATTGTGGAGGCCACGGCCAACGATACCGCACGCATCAACAAGGCTCTCGATGTGGACTCCGGCGCCCGATACATTGGTGAATTCGCCATCGGCGTAAACCCCTACGTTCTCTCGCCCATGAAGGACACCCTGTTCGATGAAAAGATCATGGGATCCATCCATTTTACGCCGGGCCAGGCCTACCATGATGAAGGGGCATACAACGGTAACGATTCCGCCGTCCATTGGGATCTGGTGTACATTCAGCGGCCGGAGTATGGCGGCGGGGAGATCTGGTTCGACGATGAGCTCATCCGCAGGGACGGACGGTTTGTGACGGAGGATCTGCTTTGTCTCAACCCTGAAAATCTGAAATAG
- the gap gene encoding type I glyceraldehyde-3-phosphate dehydrogenase yields the protein MVKIGINGFGRIGRLVFRAACAMDDVKVVGINDPFIDVDYMKYMLTYDTVHGRFNGTVEVADGKLIVNGSEVAVFAEMDPSNIAWGSCGAEYIVESTGVFTTMDKASAHFKGGAKKVVISAPSKDAPMFVMGVNNDKYTKDMNIVSNASCTTNCLAPLSKVINDNFGIAEGLMTTVHATTATQKTVDGPSKKDWRGGRGAAFNIIPSSTGAAKAVGKVIPELNGKLTGMSFRVPTADVSVVDLTCRLEKPATYEEIKAAVKAAAEGEMKGILDYTEDAVVSSDFITDPHTSIFDATAGIMLSPTFVKLVAWYDNEWGYSNKVVDLIRHMAKVDAE from the coding sequence ATGGTAAAGATCGGTATTAATGGCTTTGGACGTATCGGCCGCTTGGTATTCCGCGCAGCCTGCGCCATGGATGACGTAAAGGTTGTGGGTATCAACGATCCCTTCATCGATGTGGATTACATGAAGTACATGCTCACCTATGACACGGTGCATGGCCGCTTCAACGGAACCGTGGAAGTTGCGGACGGCAAGCTGATTGTCAATGGCAGCGAGGTTGCGGTTTTTGCTGAGATGGATCCTTCCAACATCGCCTGGGGTTCCTGCGGTGCCGAATACATCGTGGAGTCCACCGGCGTTTTCACCACCATGGACAAGGCTTCCGCTCACTTCAAGGGCGGCGCCAAGAAGGTCGTTATCTCCGCTCCTTCCAAGGATGCTCCCATGTTCGTGATGGGCGTGAACAACGACAAGTACACCAAGGACATGAACATCGTGTCCAACGCTTCCTGCACCACCAACTGCTTGGCTCCTTTGTCCAAGGTTATCAACGATAACTTTGGTATTGCCGAGGGTCTGATGACCACCGTGCATGCCACCACCGCCACCCAGAAGACCGTTGATGGTCCTTCCAAGAAAGACTGGCGCGGCGGCCGCGGTGCGGCTTTCAACATCATTCCTTCCTCCACCGGTGCTGCTAAGGCTGTGGGCAAGGTCATTCCTGAGCTCAATGGCAAGCTGACCGGCATGTCCTTCCGCGTGCCTACCGCTGACGTCTCCGTGGTTGACCTGACCTGCCGGTTGGAGAAGCCCGCCACCTATGAGGAGATCAAAGCTGCTGTGAAGGCCGCCGCTGAAGGCGAGATGAAGGGTATTCTGGACTACACCGAGGATGCCGTGGTTTCCTCCGATTTCATTACCGATCCTCACACCTCCATCTTCGATGCCACCGCGGGTATCATGCTCAGCCCCACCTTCGTGAAGCTGGTGGCTTGGTATGATAACGAGTGGGGTTATTCCAACAAGGTTGTTGACCTCATTCGCCACATGGCCAAGGTGGACGCCGAATAA
- a CDS encoding GGDEF domain-containing protein, which produces MATSNNMTYFLLYVALTLFSFAGLWRGWYLRKRLPKSARNVLLESIIFCGIFLLWSTVLTLLDLRSSDDPTVFVITVFTASIFLHMVPRVSIPLFAVNEAILLTGYLWMRNGVGLNSGIFINTMVMTILAATLSVMYYCNQSRDYAYVKTIAEKNAEIERMNQQLKILVQTDPLTGLLNRRFMDEILPGIWEQCQKVQKPLAFLMIDIDDFKHYNDQFGHQAGDQCIEKLAKVFQKYSDNANSFAFRYGGEEFAMVHLGLDKGASKELAETIRQEVESLFADQHITVSVGVYHGLPQSQDTADAFIHKADRALYRAKTNHKNQVVLDSIATSA; this is translated from the coding sequence TTGGCTACATCCAACAATATGACCTATTTTCTTCTCTATGTGGCTTTGACACTGTTTAGTTTTGCAGGGCTATGGCGGGGCTGGTATCTGCGCAAAAGGCTGCCCAAGAGCGCGAGGAATGTGCTGCTGGAGTCCATTATTTTTTGCGGAATATTTTTGCTCTGGAGCACGGTCCTGACCCTGCTGGATCTTCGCAGTTCCGATGATCCTACCGTTTTTGTGATCACAGTCTTCACGGCATCCATTTTCCTGCACATGGTGCCCAGGGTATCGATTCCCCTCTTCGCGGTCAATGAGGCGATCCTGTTGACCGGCTATCTTTGGATGCGGAACGGTGTGGGCCTCAACTCCGGAATCTTTATCAACACCATGGTCATGACCATTCTTGCCGCAACGCTGTCGGTCATGTATTACTGCAATCAATCCAGGGACTATGCCTATGTGAAAACCATCGCTGAAAAGAATGCAGAGATCGAGCGCATGAATCAGCAACTCAAAATACTGGTCCAAACCGATCCCCTTACTGGTCTTCTCAACCGTCGTTTTATGGATGAGATCCTGCCCGGCATCTGGGAGCAATGTCAAAAAGTGCAAAAGCCTCTGGCTTTTCTCATGATCGATATCGATGATTTTAAGCATTACAACGATCAATTTGGCCATCAGGCAGGGGATCAATGTATCGAGAAACTGGCCAAGGTGTTCCAGAAATACAGCGACAATGCCAATAGCTTTGCCTTCCGTTACGGCGGTGAGGAGTTTGCCATGGTGCATCTGGGGCTGGATAAAGGTGCATCCAAAGAGCTTGCAGAAACCATCCGCCAGGAGGTGGAAAGCCTGTTTGCGGATCAGCATATCACCGTCAGTGTCGGCGTATACCACGGTCTGCCTCAGTCGCAGGATACCGCTGACGCCTTCATCCATAAAGCGGACCGCGCACTGTACCGGGCCAAGACCAATCACAAGAACCAGGTAGTTTTGGACAGTATCGCCACGTCGGCTTAG
- a CDS encoding glycosyltransferase family 2 protein: MRPLLSVVIPAYNEQEVIGESYRRLDKVCQELGKPYELIFVNDGSRDDTLKLLTGIARKDPRVKVVDFSRNFGHQAAVLAGLEQAGGQATVIIDCDLQDPPELIPEMLKLWEEGYEVVYGQRSERKGESKFKTFTAFAFYRILNWMTSVNIPKDTGDFRLIDEKVVRAMLSLKEKNPFLRGMVSWLGFRQTPIVFERAERFAGETKYPLKKMFKLAGDGIFSFSLMPLRIAYVLGCISLLGALVDLVVLIVRACQGLPLFSQVLYLVLFAAFGLVFLCLGILGQYIGRIYDEAKGRPVYLVRECIQYPEEAKEDEHEG; encoded by the coding sequence ATGCGGCCGCTGCTGTCGGTTGTGATACCAGCCTACAATGAACAGGAAGTTATCGGCGAGTCTTACCGCCGTTTGGATAAGGTTTGCCAGGAGCTGGGTAAACCCTATGAACTCATTTTTGTCAATGATGGAAGCAGGGACGATACGCTGAAGCTTCTCACTGGCATCGCGAGGAAGGACCCGCGGGTGAAGGTGGTGGATTTTTCCAGGAATTTTGGGCATCAGGCCGCCGTGCTGGCGGGTTTGGAGCAGGCCGGGGGACAAGCCACGGTGATTATCGACTGCGATCTGCAGGACCCGCCTGAGCTCATTCCCGAGATGCTGAAACTCTGGGAGGAAGGCTATGAGGTGGTCTATGGCCAGCGCAGCGAGCGCAAGGGCGAATCAAAGTTCAAGACCTTTACGGCCTTCGCCTTCTATCGCATCCTCAACTGGATGACTTCGGTGAACATCCCCAAGGATACCGGCGACTTCCGGCTCATCGATGAAAAGGTGGTCCGGGCCATGCTTTCCTTGAAGGAGAAGAATCCCTTTCTCCGGGGCATGGTGTCCTGGCTGGGCTTCAGGCAAACGCCCATTGTCTTTGAGCGGGCGGAACGCTTTGCCGGGGAGACCAAGTACCCCCTTAAAAAGATGTTCAAACTGGCGGGAGACGGTATTTTTTCCTTTTCGCTGATGCCGCTTCGCATTGCCTATGTTCTTGGCTGCATCAGCCTTTTGGGCGCGCTTGTGGACCTTGTCGTTCTCATCGTCCGGGCCTGTCAGGGACTCCCGCTGTTCAGTCAAGTGCTTTATCTTGTGCTTTTTGCCGCCTTCGGGCTGGTGTTCCTGTGCCTGGGTATTTTGGGCCAGTATATTGGAAGAATCTATGATGAGGCCAAGGGCCGGCCGGTGTATTTGGTGCGGGAGTGCATCCAATATCCGGAAGAAGCAAAGGAGGATGAACATGAAGGATGA
- a CDS encoding HU family DNA-binding protein, which yields MNKVALVDHIKQKTGLPKKNVELVLNCLVDEIRNGLRSGEKVSIVGFGTFTTRDRSRRDSVNPRTGKPMNICEAKVPVFRPSTVLKSYVVENTSK from the coding sequence TTGAATAAGGTAGCGTTGGTGGATCACATCAAACAAAAAACAGGGCTCCCCAAGAAAAATGTTGAGCTCGTTCTCAATTGTCTTGTGGATGAAATCCGTAATGGTCTAAGAAGTGGAGAAAAGGTGTCCATTGTAGGCTTTGGAACCTTCACAACCCGAGATCGGAGCAGACGGGATTCCGTCAATCCCCGAACCGGCAAGCCCATGAATATCTGCGAAGCCAAGGTACCGGTCTTCCGGCCCAGCACTGTTCTCAAGTCCTACGTGGTGGAGAACACTTCCAAATAA
- a CDS encoding ABC transporter permease gives MKWNELFRLALLNLWRRKFRAVLTVLGVIIGTACIVVMVALGIGNMEQFNDEYVKNLNLTQIDVYMGYGGGAGPSSEPQGMTQAEIDAMGMLEGVKAASPVITIPVYMKIAGREANMSLNAVDPSVLGHLRLSDGRLFSTDGSTPQIVLGSNVQQNFMTAKESEDYYRSMDEYYMSGDVSADDAPAPPQIDVDWLNEQIQIYLGGQWLLEDPPEDTPRPKMARGRVVGLLEASNSQESYNAYISLDAAKKLIKDNRKLAESQLGIRSGKYTQAIIQANEIEDVSAIVKAVKEMGYEAYSPTESIESVKEEQARQQSQLFMMAFISLFVSAIGIANTMMTSILERRGEIGVMKVIGLSIAKIRAMFVVESGLIGFVGGIIGVALSYILAWVLQSGEATTLFGMYFASGIRLVIPPYLVLAAMIIAVGVGILSGIYPAYRATRMSALEAIRSGG, from the coding sequence ATGAAATGGAATGAGTTATTCCGTTTAGCTCTCCTCAATCTCTGGCGGCGGAAGTTTCGGGCAGTGCTCACCGTTCTCGGCGTGATCATTGGCACCGCCTGCATCGTCGTCATGGTGGCCCTTGGCATCGGAAACATGGAGCAGTTCAACGATGAATACGTCAAAAATCTGAATCTGACCCAGATCGACGTCTATATGGGATACGGCGGCGGAGCCGGGCCTTCCTCCGAACCGCAGGGCATGACCCAGGCGGAGATCGACGCCATGGGAATGCTGGAGGGTGTGAAGGCCGCCTCTCCCGTCATCACCATTCCCGTCTATATGAAGATTGCGGGCCGGGAAGCCAATATGTCCCTTAACGCGGTGGATCCATCGGTGCTGGGCCATCTCCGCCTGTCCGATGGGCGGTTGTTTTCCACTGATGGCTCCACTCCGCAGATTGTGCTGGGCTCCAATGTTCAGCAGAATTTCATGACCGCCAAGGAGAGTGAAGACTACTATCGCTCGATGGACGAATACTACATGTCCGGGGATGTATCCGCCGATGATGCGCCGGCTCCGCCCCAGATCGACGTGGACTGGCTGAACGAGCAGATCCAAATATACCTGGGCGGCCAATGGCTCCTGGAGGATCCCCCGGAGGATACGCCCCGGCCCAAAATGGCCCGCGGCCGCGTAGTGGGGTTGCTGGAGGCAAGCAACAGCCAGGAAAGCTACAACGCCTATATCAGTCTGGACGCGGCGAAAAAGCTCATCAAGGACAACCGCAAGCTGGCGGAAAGTCAACTGGGCATCCGCTCCGGCAAATATACCCAGGCCATCATCCAAGCCAACGAGATCGAGGACGTATCCGCCATTGTCAAGGCGGTGAAGGAAATGGGTTATGAAGCTTACAGCCCCACCGAGTCCATTGAATCGGTCAAAGAGGAGCAGGCCCGCCAGCAGTCCCAGCTGTTCATGATGGCCTTCATCTCCCTTTTCGTATCGGCCATAGGCATCGCCAACACCATGATGACCAGTATTCTGGAGCGGCGGGGTGAAATCGGCGTCATGAAGGTTATCGGCCTTTCCATTGCCAAAATTCGGGCCATGTTCGTGGTGGAATCGGGTCTCATCGGTTTTGTGGGCGGCATCATTGGCGTAGCTTTGAGCTATATCCTCGCCTGGGTTCTGCAAAGCGGCGAGGCCACAACGCTGTTTGGCATGTACTTTGCCTCCGGTATCCGACTGGTGATCCCCCCCTATCTGGTGCTTGCCGCCATGATCATTGCCGTGGGTGTGGGCATCCTTTCCGGTATCTATCCCGCCTACCGCGCCACCCGCATGAGCGCTCTGGAAGCCATTCGAAGCGGCGGCTAG